In Tripterygium wilfordii isolate XIE 37 chromosome 23, ASM1340144v1, whole genome shotgun sequence, one genomic interval encodes:
- the LOC119993375 gene encoding probable sugar phosphate/phosphate translocator At1g06470 → MDDDVSVQGEGNGNKYHPFEIADGSSEATEFSHSGDDGSNSFGNHESVPPRSKNSVSTADILKTLFFILVWYAFSTFLTLYNKTLLGDDLGKFPAPLMMNTVHFVMQAVLSTGITWFWSHRFQPAVPMSWRDYFTKVVPTALGTALDINLSNASLVFISVTFATMCKSASPIFLLLFAFAFRLETPSVKLLGIIFVISVGILLTVAKETEFEFWGFVFVMLAAVMSGFRWSMTQILLQKEVYGLKNPLTLMSHVTPVMALATFLLSLILDPWDDFKTSSYFDNSWHIIRSCLLMLFGGSLAFFMVLTEYILVSITSAVTVTIAGVVKEAVTILVAVFYFHDKFTWLKGFGLFIIMVGVSLFNWYKYQKLQNGQTSEDDMVVSPSTNMAAKYVILEEMDDQENGS, encoded by the exons ATGGATGATGATGTTTCAGTACAAGGTGAGGGAAACGGAAACAAGTATCATCCTTTTGAAATTGCCGATGGGTCTTCTGAGGCGACAGAATTCTCGCATTCTGGCGATGATGGATCTAATTCGTTCGGTAATCACGAATCAGTGCCTCCTAGATCCAAGAATTCTGTATCCACTGCTGACATTTTGAAGACTTTGTTCTTTATACTTGTATGGTACGCGTTCAGCACATTTTTGACCTT GTATAATAAAACTTTGTTAGGGGATGATTTGGGGAAATTTCCAGCTCCATTAATGATGAATACTGTACACTTTGTAATGCAAGCCGTTTTGTCTACTGGAATCACATGGTTTTGGTCCCATAGATTCCAACCTGCAGTTCCTATGTCATGGAGGGATTACTTTACGAAAG TTGTACCAACAGCTCTTGGAACAGCACTGGATATCAACTTGAGTAATGCATCCCTTGTCTTTATCTCTGTGACATTTGCCACAATG TGCAAATCTGCATCTCCTATATTTCTCCTTCTATTTGCTTTTGCATTCAG gtTGGAGACTCCAAGTGTTAAACTTTTGGGTATCATCTTTGTTATCTCTGTTGGGATCCTATTGACAG TTGCAAAGGAGACAGAATTTGAGTTTTGgggatttgtttttgttatgcTTGCTGCTGTTATGTCTGGGTTTCGCTGGTCCATGACGCAAATTCTTCTGCAG AAAGAAGTCTATG GCTTAAAAAATCCTCTCACGTTGATGAGCCATGTAACCCCAGTGATGGCATTGGcgacttttcttctctctcttatacTGGATCCCTGGGACGACTTCAAAACAAGTAGTTACTTTGATAATTCCTGGCATATAATTCGAAGTTGCTTGCTAATGCTTTTTGGTGGAAGCCTGGCATTCTTCATG GTTTTGACAGAATATATACTTGTTTCAATTACTAGTGCCGTCACAGTCACCATAGCTGGTGTCGTCAAGGAGGCAGTCACCATATTG GTTGCGGTTTTTTACTTCCATGATAAATTTACCTGGTTGAAAGGGTTTGGTCTCTTCATAATCATGGTGGGCGTCAGTCTATTCAATTGGTACAA ATACCAAAAGCTGCAAAACGGTCAAACTAGTGAAGACGACATGGTGGTTTCTCCCTCAACAAACATGGCTGCAAAATATGTAATTCTTGAGGAGATGGATGATCAAGAAAATGGATCTTGA